The DNA region GCTGGAGCACAGCATTATGGGTCACTGTGGGGGCTGGAGCACAGCATTATGGGTCACTGTGGGGGCTGGAGCACAGCATTATGGGTCACTGTGGGGGCTGGAGCACAGCATTATGGGTCACTGTGGGGGCTGGAGCACAGCATTATGGGTCACTGTGGGGGCTGGAGCACAGCATTATGGGTCACTGTGGGGGCTGGAGCACAGCATTATGGGTCACTGTGGGGGCTGGAGCACAGCATTATGGGTCACTGTGGGGGCTGGAGCACAGCATTATGGGTCACTGTGGGGGCTGGAGCACAGCATTATGGGTCACTGTGGGGGCTGGAGCACAGCATTATGGGTCACTGTGGGGGCTGGAGCACAGCATTATGGGTCACTGTGGGGGCTGGAGCACAGCATTATGGGTCACTGTGGGGGCTGGAGCACAGCATTATGGGTCACTGTGGGGGCTGGAGCACAGCATTATGTGTCACTGTGGGGGCTGGAGCACAGCATTATGGGTCACTGTGGGGGCTGGAGCACAGCATTATGGGTCACTGTGGGGGCTGGAGCACAGCATTATGGGGCACTGTGGGGGCTGGAGCACAGCATTATGGGTCACTGTGGGGGCTGGAGCACAGCATTATGGGTCACTGTGGGGGCTGGAGCACTTGACAACTCTCACAGAAATTCGACCTCTTCATTTTGGGGTTTAGATACAGGATCTGTGTCTTGTATATGGTCTGATCCTGTATCAGATCCTGTCTGATATAGGATCCTATATGTTGTATACGGAGATGTGTATGACAGATAATAAACATAAACCATATTGGTGGCAGagagcgtgcgcgcgcgcgcgtttctgtgtgtgtatgtgtgtattcacctagttgtgtttccgggtgttgagctctggctctttcggcccgcctctcaactgtcaatcaactgtttactagctACTTATTtgttctctccacacacacatacacacaccaggaagcagcccgtgacagctgactaacttccaggtacctatttgctgcaagATAACAGTGGCATAAGGGTTAAAGAAACCCTGCCCGTTTGTCTctaccggcgccgggaatcgaacccgggccacgtgaatacgagtcccgcgcgctgtccacttagctaccAGACCCCaaccagtgtgtgcgtgtgtgtgtgtgtgtgtgtgtgtgtgtgtgtgtgtgtgtgtgtgtgtgtgtgtgtgtgtgtgtgtgtgtgtgtgtgtgtgtgtgtggtcaataGTCTTAAGTCTATCGCTTATGccttccttccctttccttcctctGCTTTCTTCCTTCAAATTCATCCGCATCCTTCCCTCCACTCCTCTTccacatggttatcttgaggttatcttgagatgatttcggggtttagcgtccccgcgacccggtccttgaccagacctCATATGGTGATGGAAGAACTTGGCTCAATAAACTCATCATAAAACGTATTCAAGACAGAACTGAGTATTAATGCGACACAGACATTGCAACATGCAACAGTCGGCATGTGGACCCCTGCACATGCAACAGTCGGCATATGGACCCCTGCACATGCAACAGACGGTATGTGGACCCCTGCACATGCAACAGGCGGCATGTGGACCCCTGCACATGCAACAGTCGGCATGTGGACCCCTGCACATGCAACAGTCGGCATGTGGACCCCTGCACATGCAACAGACGGCATGTGGACTCCTGCACATGCAACAGTCGGCATGTGGACCCCTGCACATGCAACAGACGGTATGTGGACTCCTGCACATGCAACAGACGGCATGTGGACCCCTGCACATGCAACAGACGGTATGTGGACCCCTGCACATGCAACAGACGGTATGTGGACCCCTGCACATGCAACAGACGGCATGTGGACCCCTGCACATGCAACAGTCGGCATGTGGACCCCTGCACATGCAACAGACGGCATGTGGACCCCTGCACATGCAACAGTCGGCATGTGGACCCCTGCACATGCAACAGACGGCATGTGGACCCCTGCACATGCAACAGTCGGCATGTGGACCCCTGCACATGCAACAGACGGCATGTGGACTCCTGCACATGCAACAGTCGGCATGTGGACCCCTGCACATGCAACAGACGGCATGTGGACCCCTGCACATGCAACAGTCGGCATGTGGACCCCTGCACATGCAACAGTCGGCATGTGGACCCCTGCACATGCAACAGTCGGCATGTGGACCCCTGCACATGCAACAGTCGGCATGTGGACCCCTGCACATGCAACAGTCGGCATGTGGACCCCTGCACATGCAACAGTCGGCATGTGGACCCCTGCACATGCAACAGTCCGCATGTGGACCCCTGCACATGCAACAGACGGCATGTGGACCCCTGCACATGCAACAGTCGGCATGTGGACCCCTGCACATGCAACAGTCGGCATGTGGACCCCTGCACATGCAACAGACGGTATGTGGACCCCTGCACATGCAACAGTCGGCATGTGGACCCCTGCACATGCAACAGACGGCATGTGGACCCCTGCACATGCAACAGACGGCATGTGGACCCCTGCACGTGCAACAGACGGCATGTGGACCCCTGCACATGCAACAGACGGCATGTGGACCCCTGCACATGCAACAGACGGCATGTGGACCCCTGCACATGCAACAGACGGCATGTGGACCCCTGCACATGCAACAGTCGGCATGTGGACCCCTGCACATGCAATAGACAGCACCACTGGACCGGACGGTATAGGGACAGAGGAGTCCGTTGAAATGCAAAGGGGTTCcggtggtaggggggaggggggtgtggggaggggggggggtgtggggggagactcTAGAACACGCGAAGGTAAATTGAGACATCAGCCTCGGGAAACGGACGAAGAGTTCTGGAAAAACACACCACCGGTACGGGTTCCAGACTCAACCTGCTGATTTCTTGGTCACGCGTAGGGTAGTGTGATGTaattcacctcccccccccctttcctatccccccctctccctttgaGGGTGTGGTGAACCCCCCTAACCCCCTCTGTGCGGATGAAGGATAGGGGATTATATCGGTATCTATAAATTAGAatgtctgtttatctgtctgaGTTTGGGGTTGGCGTCACCCAATTTAGACTATggattattttagatttttattgATATTTTCCTTGGAATGATATCATTGTAAATTGATACTCCTCACCTTCTTGATTTATGCACCTGAAACCTCTAGGTATAAATCCAATACGCCGGGCAATGtctcatcacttgagaatgaaccatgtaggttcgaaacgtcgtgcaaattaataaatatgtgtaatacactctatcacGGTTAATCACTTATTTTTCTTCATCCTTAAGTAACGAAAAATGACATTTAGAGAACTCcttttccaattaaaccaagatgcaagagcactaggcagagggatagaagccttaaacaagaaaataatcaatacagattATGCAGTCATATCaattaaacattatatatatatatatatattatatatatatatatatatatatatatatatatatatatatatattaaaaaaaaaaaaaaaaaaaaaaaaaaatatatatatatatatatatatatatatatatatatatatatatatatataatatatatatatatatatatatatatatatatatatatatatatgtgtgtgtgtatatcacgaaaataaacacgtgattaaaaatgtgacaatgtcagaccacggaggaaaaatgaaacaggaatttccttaagtactttcgtatattaatacatcttcagaaggagtgattttacagatcgagtgatgggtataaataggaaagAGCCGACccttccattcatataacaaaggctgataaatccagcactattgttattttaaacaaggaggaatatatttcgaaaatgaatgatctcctagattcttcaacgtacactaagcttaggaaaaatcctcttgaggacatcatcaagttcttcaatagtagcttgaggaagttgttaagtaaacataaagatcttcttaatcaatttactacttcatcaccttcattaccatatctatatggacttgtcaagacgcataagcctaacaatcccatgagacctatcatcagttctgtgggatccatttcttacaaactctccaaatggcttaccaaaatcttgtcctctttgttaggaactatctcctcttctcatttgacaaattctcttgatttagttaacaaattgaatagtgttcctgtcactcctgatgtaaagttaatcagttttgacgtttgttccttgttcacaaaggtaccggtcgatgatattctcgattatcttgctcgtgaactaatgagtcatgacttacctctttctgctgatattattgtcagtcttgttaagttgtgcattaaagaatgtaaatttacctttaataatgagtattatttacagacttttggaatggcaatggggaatcctctatcgccattgctctcaaacctgtacatggaattcttcgaaaagaaatttgtttcaaaaataactcctggaatcattccttggtttagatatgttgatgatatcatgtgtatttggccttcagatgtaaacacagacgaatttgtagccaaacttaatgaccaagtcacctccataaaatttactatggagactgaaattgataaatgtttgccattcttagatgtgcttattcatagggaaaactcttcattaaagtttagtgtttacagaaaacctacgaacaatttatcttatgttcattatttttcagggcataaatacaatgtaaaaaagtcaattttttcttcaatgtatctaagagctcttcgagttgtgagtccagaattcttagacgaagaatttaagaatattgattcgtttggtcttaagctttgttacccactgaattttttggaagtttgtcgtaataaagcacgtcgtacatattataataatgtatgcagtgaaaggattcgcccaaagaatgtgttatgtttaccatatttctctgggtttgagaatattgtcaaggccttgaaactttttaatatagatgtaatgtttagctacgaaaacactgttggtaagctattagttaggaacagccctcgtagtgataattgcgtcatttataaaataccttgtaaggaatgtaataagttctatgttgggcaaacatctaaagatttaaaatgtagaatatcgcaacataaatactctgtaagacatggccaattgtctaatgctttgtttgtgaatttgacagaaaaagctcaccaaattgattgggatagtgcttcttcaataacaaattgtaaaaacacctataacagaaacataattgaatctgctttgatacagatcaccaaagaaagtaatttgaatattagcagtggtctatataacttagatccatttctaatagatcagctaaagggcgatttaagtaggatcattggaaaacatttgtctcactaattcattgtatatatttacctctttatgttataattacctatgtattatgcttgtatgtctgctgtatcagatgggccattgggctacatcagatgggccaattggctgcatctgatgggccaatgggccgtctgcgttgtccaagtattgtacctcacctcacttcaccactctctcctgcctatttatacccatcactcgatctgtaaaatcactccttctgaagatgtattaatatacgaaagtacttaaggaaattcctgtttcattttttcctccgtggtctgacattgtcatatatatatatatatatatatatatatatatatatatatatattatatatataatatatatatatatatatatacattttttcctccgtggtctgacattgtcatatatatatatatattatatatatatatatatatatatatatatatatatatatatatatatatatatatactttattgtgtatttaaaggttacaaaacatacaagacaaatgcctaaaggtaatggatctcttgaagctcctccgcttctggacaggaaccgaggacgcagcaagcatttcccctctggatcgccacactgagacgctgaaataaaaaactggaagcccttgggtctctggtgacgtcaatgagcttggaacccaattccttgagaaatcccaaggcgctCTTGCCCCAGggtccatgcgtctcagacgctatgggaacaaagaggtattgaccttccagtcgcctgtacttgagtgattttgctgtttccctgtggttggccgccccacctgcttgatcaactccgaagtgtacataggtgtcagccagggtggatacacatgtgtagtctcacaccaactgtctaccctccttccatgagtatatggtgatgccatcagggccaagtgcggggaaatccgggttttggacccctaggatgcgaggttctctctccgctgggcacctagctgagacgaggcttctcttgatgatgtcattgacctcgctgtgtcttgcatgccagccctttgtgcttccgcaatgcaacccatgcagtccgtattggtctgcttccaccctgttgcaaatacacttgtattcagtgtgaattggggcaccaaggcggagggccgctGCTAcatgaagggattctggatctaggcgcgtgcccattgctgacatgggtactgccaggaggaagtctcctgcatggggggcacgcactgctctgaggcgggctttctccttgtctgatgttgcgacgcttagcatggcatcagctactttttccactagagtgtggtcccagccggactgtttgtgttgttttgttggttctataatggttgctggggctgcaagaacattccactgatttgaacattcagtgaaagcaggatcgtgtattcctgctgaatctctcagggttgcaggtaaaatatctctgacgaggtcatgcgatgcgtgggaggaggaaaggaaggctggtagagcaatttgggaggctgtgcggacaccaaggccgccgagtcttacaggaagggttgcttgctcccactgagagtcgtccaatggcaggttcaggactttcaccagcatggacctcagaagggtgtcatacacatttaacttagggctgctgtaggatggagaacatctcagaaagtaggtcaacttagggagagacaggcatcttgtgaggagaaaaagagcatcatgggcatcaatcttgtcaatcctgtccagcattctctttagatcagtgatttttgcagccaagacctcctcgattgctcgtgggccaatgggggcacccaggagaatgcagtccggtggctcgacaacgacaatgtctggaagagcattttgtatttgcccagtgatgtctgggttgtgggagattatttcacatttggatgcattgagaatgaggcctaaggctgctccctgctcctggattttccttatatcctccaaaatggtttccggggttccagctagagtgccatcatccaggtaccagatgtttagctcgcttgtcagactatcagtgacctctttgatagctaggcagaagaggaggggtgctaaggggtcaccttgttggacaccttcacaggagtttatttcatgctccccaaaaagaagcttagagtccccactgtagcacgatcggatgaatgggtaaaggggacggaaatggttgtgtacagccctgaggacagcgtctcgtctgacttgattgaaagcatttttgaagtcaagctttactagtgccttctggtccgggagatcagcagtgtaagcccgcgctgcatgtgctgcagcttcacaacctaggggaatcccaaacccgagctgatgaggtttcagcaaggtggctgcttcctggctgatagatctcactgcagccttagctacaaggcgacggagggtgttgccaacggcaatgggcctgatacccctatccttcttctttagagcacagagtgctgctccataaaagacaggcctgatgtcctcagggatgccgccagccaaacacatgttggagaatctggtaagttccactagaaggtcctttgcagcatctccaagcaccgggttcaacatttgtttgatgtgctggggtcttaggcctgtaaagccccgtgCTGAACCTGctgaacctatatatatatatatatatatatatatatatatatatatatattgtgacggtaacgcgttggtgttcggctgtttaaggctaggggtatggcctcgtcacatagttataaaaaaaaatagaaaaactggaacttcgtctgtggtaaggtaaggagaagacacacaaaacacaagtaaactttaacaatgaaattttaattacgttaaataaatcaaaacatgaaaataatgcacaaacaaattcttaataaaatcaatcaatcaaaataataagaatacttaaatgacacaatgaaaagttacgtt from Procambarus clarkii isolate CNS0578487 chromosome 31, FALCON_Pclarkii_2.0, whole genome shotgun sequence includes:
- the LOC138370268 gene encoding keratin-associated protein 29-1-like, which codes for MQQSACGPLHMQQSAYGPLHMQQTVCGPLHMQQAACGPLHMQQSACGPLHMQQSACGPLHMQQTACGLLHMQQSACGPLHMQQTVCGLLHMQQTACGPLHMQQTVCGPLHMQQTVCGPLHMQQTACGPLHMQQSACGPLHMQQTACGPLHMQQSACGPLHMQQTACGPLHMQQSACGPLHMQQTACGLLHMQQSACGPLHMQQTACGPLHMQQSACGPLHMQQSACGPLHMQQSACGPLHMQQSACGPLHMQQSACGPLHMQQSACGPLHMQQSACGPLHMQQTACGPLHMQQSACGPLHMQQSACGPLHMQQTVCGPLHMQQSACGPLHMQQTACGPLHMQQTACGPLHVQQTACGPLHMQQTACGPLHMQQTACGPLHMQQTACGPLHMQQSACGPLHMQ